One Streptomyces sp. SAI-135 DNA segment encodes these proteins:
- a CDS encoding dihydrofolate reductase family protein produces MPHPYVLLSAAVSLDGYLDDTGPDRLLLSSPADFDRVDEVRASVDAILVGAGTIRADNPRLLVNSEERRAARVTAGKPPYPLKVTVSGSGELDPAANFWHTGGEKVVYTTDKGAERAREAGLAADVVPLGPLLDWRRLLEHLHAVYGVERLMVEGGGRIHTQLLQEGLADEVQLVLAPLFVGDPGAPRLFGPGGYQPGRLRLVETRRIEDVVLTRYEPTAPGTGLVPVAADHHWLALACELAAHCPPSRTAFSVGAVVVAADGTELARGHSREGGDPVVHAEEAALAKIDPADPRLGTATVYTSLEPCTRRASRPAPCARLILEAGVHRVVTAWREPDTFVEGADGTGLLTTEGVDVVVLEEYATRAKAPNHHLL; encoded by the coding sequence GTGCCCCACCCCTACGTCCTCCTCTCCGCCGCGGTCTCCCTCGACGGCTACCTCGACGACACCGGCCCCGACCGGCTCCTGCTGTCCAGCCCGGCCGACTTCGACCGCGTCGACGAGGTCCGCGCCTCCGTGGACGCGATCCTCGTCGGCGCGGGCACGATCCGCGCCGACAACCCCCGGCTCCTGGTCAACTCCGAGGAGCGCCGGGCGGCCCGGGTCACCGCCGGGAAGCCGCCGTACCCCCTGAAGGTCACGGTCAGCGGCTCGGGCGAGCTGGACCCGGCGGCGAACTTCTGGCACACCGGCGGCGAGAAGGTCGTCTACACGACCGACAAGGGCGCGGAACGGGCCCGCGAGGCGGGCCTGGCCGCCGACGTGGTCCCCCTCGGCCCCTTGCTGGACTGGCGCCGCCTGCTGGAGCACCTGCACGCGGTGTACGGCGTCGAGCGGCTCATGGTCGAGGGCGGCGGCCGCATCCACACCCAGCTGCTCCAAGAGGGCCTGGCCGACGAGGTGCAGCTGGTGCTGGCCCCGCTGTTCGTCGGCGACCCGGGCGCCCCCCGGCTCTTCGGCCCGGGCGGCTACCAGCCCGGCCGGCTGCGCCTGGTGGAGACCCGCCGTATCGAGGACGTGGTCCTGACCCGCTACGAGCCCACCGCCCCCGGCACGGGCCTGGTCCCGGTCGCCGCGGACCACCACTGGCTGGCGCTGGCCTGCGAGTTGGCGGCTCACTGCCCGCCCTCGCGGACGGCGTTCAGCGTGGGCGCGGTCGTGGTGGCCGCCGACGGTACGGAGCTGGCACGCGGCCACTCCCGGGAGGGCGGCGACCCGGTCGTGCACGCCGAGGAGGCGGCGCTGGCGAAGATCGACCCGGCCGACCCGCGCCTCGGCACCGCCACCGTCTACACCAGCCTGGAACCCTGCACCCGCCGCGCCTCCCGCCCGGCCCCCTGCGCCCGGCTGATCCTGGAGGCGGGGGTACACCGGGTGGTGACGGCGTGGCGGGAGCCCGACACGTTCGTCGAGGGGGCCGACGGAACGGGCCTGCTCACGACGGAGGGCGTGGACGTGGTGGTGCTGGAGGAGTACGCGACCCGGGCGAAGGCACCCAACCACCACCTGCTGTGA
- a CDS encoding amino acid permease, which produces MTDDDTASGLSDEERLAQLGYTQVLARRMSAFSNYAVSFTIISVLSGCLTLYLFGMNTGGPAVITWGWVAVGLMTLFVGLSMAEICSAYPTSAGLYFWAHRLAPPRTAAAWAWFTGWFNVLGQVAVTAGIDFGAASFLGAYLNLQFDFEVTPGRTVLLFAAILVLHGLLNTFGVRIVALLNSVSVWWHVIGVAVIVGALTFAPDKHQSASFVFGEFVNNTGWGSGVYVVLLGLLMAQYTFTGYDASAHMTEETHDASTAGPKGIVQSIWTSWIAGFVLLLGFTFAIQSYDGALASPTGAPPAQILLDALGATAGKLLLLVVIGAQLFCGMASVTANSRMIYAFSRDGALPFSHVWHTVSPRTRTPVAAVWLAAGGALVLGLPYLINVTAYAAVTSIAVIGLYIAYVIPTLLRLRKGDAFDRGPWHLGRWSRAIGMVSVAWVAVITVLFMLPQVSPVTWETFNYAPVAVLVVLGFAWIWWTVSARHWFLNPEHQRTRAREAARANAPEPVDP; this is translated from the coding sequence ATGACAGATGACGACACAGCGAGTGGGCTGTCCGACGAAGAACGGCTTGCCCAGCTCGGCTACACGCAGGTCCTCGCCCGCCGCATGTCGGCGTTCTCCAACTACGCGGTCTCCTTCACGATCATCTCGGTGCTGTCGGGATGCCTGACCCTCTACCTCTTCGGCATGAACACGGGCGGCCCGGCCGTGATCACCTGGGGCTGGGTCGCCGTGGGTCTGATGACGCTGTTCGTCGGCCTGTCGATGGCCGAGATCTGCTCGGCGTACCCGACCTCGGCGGGCCTGTACTTCTGGGCCCACCGGCTGGCACCGCCCCGGACCGCGGCCGCCTGGGCGTGGTTCACGGGCTGGTTCAACGTGCTGGGCCAGGTGGCGGTGACGGCGGGCATCGACTTCGGCGCCGCCTCCTTCCTCGGGGCGTATCTGAACCTGCAGTTCGACTTCGAGGTGACCCCCGGGCGGACCGTGCTGCTGTTCGCGGCGATCCTGGTCCTGCACGGTCTGCTCAACACCTTCGGCGTGCGGATCGTCGCGCTGCTGAACAGCGTCAGCGTGTGGTGGCACGTGATCGGTGTGGCGGTGATCGTCGGCGCCCTGACCTTCGCCCCCGACAAGCACCAGTCGGCGTCCTTCGTCTTCGGCGAGTTCGTGAACAACACGGGCTGGGGCAGCGGTGTCTACGTGGTCCTGCTCGGCCTGTTGATGGCCCAGTACACCTTCACCGGCTACGACGCCTCCGCCCACATGACCGAGGAGACCCACGACGCGTCCACGGCGGGTCCCAAGGGCATCGTCCAGTCGATCTGGACGTCGTGGATAGCGGGCTTCGTCCTCCTGCTGGGCTTCACCTTCGCCATCCAGTCCTACGACGGCGCCCTCGCCTCCCCGACGGGCGCACCGCCGGCCCAGATCCTCCTGGACGCGCTCGGCGCCACCGCCGGCAAGCTGCTCCTCCTGGTCGTGATCGGCGCCCAGCTCTTCTGCGGCATGGCCTCGGTGACCGCCAACAGCCGCATGATCTACGCCTTCTCGCGCGACGGCGCCCTGCCGTTCTCGCACGTCTGGCACACCGTCAGCCCGCGCACCCGGACCCCGGTGGCGGCGGTGTGGCTGGCCGCGGGCGGAGCGCTCGTCCTGGGCCTGCCGTACCTCATCAACGTGACCGCGTACGCGGCGGTGACCTCCATCGCCGTCATCGGCCTCTACATCGCCTACGTCATCCCGACCCTGCTGCGGCTGCGCAAGGGCGACGCCTTCGACCGGGGGCCCTGGCACCTGGGCCGCTGGTCCCGCGCGATCGGCATGGTCTCGGTGGCGTGGGTCGCGGTGATCACGGTCCTCTTCATGCTCCCGCAGGTCTCCCCGGTCACCTGGGAGACCTTCAACTACGCCCCGGTCGCCGTGCTGGTGGTCCTCGGCTTCGCCTGGATCTGGTGGACGGTCTCGGCGCGGCACTGGTTCCTGAACCCCGAGCACCAGCGCACCAGGGCCCGCGAGGCGGCCCGCGCGAACGCGCCCGAACCGGTCGATCCCTGA
- a CDS encoding VCBS repeat-containing protein, with the protein MARHAAVRLRLVAASAVLAAGLSPLLPSSAVADTAQETVVPAALRDYGLSASFRSSSTGNGHDAAGAQGVFHTMEGRTGLLWTRYADGESVSVPATPEGTAAGTTGTDVLAYKYADGRVDFWDATDGTSRGLRVPDGLGYLTSYDHLTIAFRNLTDENGTTTREMHLLTPGPNGGTADLTVTGGPAGLLLGQAAGADSTTVYFRASVDGQAGLAAVDRATGGVLGWSGPLPVTYSRVALGGGHVVVHALDKATVLVLPRDLSTAPVEVKLQGVSDGANATHNLAVVGDWLVNGVYSTTAQPLAGGAPVTLLRSSQNGITAGPGGTAVKIGTAAEQGIQRITPGADGGPPVVTLVKALPKPALPIQGLSLEQGRLVVMDYYRDWTRADWLRTVAPSGTPQFGERSAFTTDVVTPTCAATDVACGQLHGTADGRIVWLSHDETTDRISVHGPGDDGVWERTGLPQGGQVTDVSGQYVLFTAPAQQYVFRIGDTGAPALTRTPGAAALSGDVLWTAGPTPGTVTAYSLTTRTTTETLTLDSGCAPTELQAVGRYLYWTCGDKAGVYDRTAKKSVPVPTGEARLGDGFVVTHDRQAGKLTLTTVAGGTAESRGIGDLPDTGVSQRDVRWTVDESGANAAFVDGEERVHLVPSGVAQQPLRLLAPATRASSVTARTFDTVPDTLTTLLLSKPTFDWDVSVRNRATGKVYGDVRDGTAARGALSVGWSGLDPKGTGDAYLPNGSYDWTVTVTPADGVGGPLTVTGTVKLVKGQAVRRDHVGDDGFGELLTLNSSGALTFQQSTGKGTFSGKVSGSGWPTTVKAVPFGDLSGDRCNDILVRLSSGALRAYKPGCGAALKPSTPYTSLGTSGWNQYDVLTAPGDVTRDGRPDLIARNSSTGTVYLYKGTSTGKLSARVKLYDNWKTYKKIVGAGDLNGDGIGDLLAHDTANNLYRYYGTGGGTFGARTKVFADWGGSYNVIVGVGDITGDGKADLVSRDSAGNVWRNNGDGKGSFGARTRIATGWQGYKGLF; encoded by the coding sequence TTGGCTCGTCATGCCGCCGTACGTCTACGCCTCGTCGCCGCTTCCGCCGTACTGGCGGCGGGTCTGAGCCCGCTGCTCCCGTCGTCCGCCGTCGCGGACACCGCGCAGGAGACGGTGGTGCCGGCCGCGCTGAGGGACTACGGACTGTCGGCCTCGTTCCGCTCGTCGTCCACCGGCAACGGCCACGACGCCGCCGGTGCGCAAGGCGTCTTCCACACCATGGAGGGCCGTACCGGCCTGCTGTGGACCCGGTACGCGGACGGCGAGTCGGTGAGCGTGCCGGCGACGCCCGAGGGCACGGCCGCGGGCACGACCGGCACCGACGTCCTGGCGTACAAGTACGCCGACGGCCGGGTCGACTTCTGGGACGCGACCGACGGCACGAGCCGCGGGCTGCGGGTCCCGGACGGGCTCGGCTATCTCACGTCGTACGACCACCTCACGATCGCCTTCCGGAACCTGACCGACGAGAACGGCACGACCACCCGGGAGATGCACCTCCTGACGCCCGGGCCGAACGGCGGCACCGCCGACCTGACCGTCACGGGCGGACCGGCCGGCCTCCTCCTCGGGCAGGCCGCCGGAGCGGACTCCACGACGGTGTACTTCCGCGCCTCGGTGGACGGGCAGGCGGGACTCGCCGCCGTGGACCGCGCGACCGGTGGGGTGCTGGGCTGGAGCGGTCCGCTCCCCGTGACGTACTCCCGGGTGGCCCTGGGCGGCGGCCACGTCGTCGTGCACGCCCTCGACAAGGCGACGGTCCTGGTGCTGCCGCGCGACCTGTCGACGGCCCCGGTCGAGGTCAAGCTCCAGGGTGTCAGCGACGGGGCGAACGCCACGCACAACCTCGCCGTCGTCGGCGACTGGCTGGTCAACGGGGTCTACTCGACGACCGCACAACCCCTCGCGGGCGGCGCGCCGGTGACCCTCCTGCGGTCCTCGCAGAACGGGATCACGGCCGGCCCCGGTGGCACCGCCGTGAAGATCGGCACCGCCGCCGAGCAGGGCATCCAGCGCATCACCCCGGGCGCGGACGGCGGCCCGCCCGTCGTCACCCTGGTCAAGGCCCTGCCCAAGCCGGCGCTGCCGATCCAGGGCCTGTCCCTGGAGCAGGGGCGGCTCGTCGTCATGGACTACTACCGGGACTGGACCCGTGCCGACTGGCTGCGGACGGTGGCGCCCTCCGGTACACCGCAGTTCGGCGAGCGCAGTGCGTTCACCACCGACGTCGTCACACCGACCTGCGCCGCCACGGACGTGGCCTGCGGGCAGCTCCACGGCACGGCGGACGGCCGGATCGTCTGGCTCTCGCACGACGAGACCACCGACCGGATCAGCGTCCACGGCCCCGGCGACGACGGTGTCTGGGAGCGCACCGGGCTGCCCCAGGGCGGCCAGGTCACCGATGTCTCGGGCCAGTACGTGCTCTTCACGGCCCCCGCCCAGCAGTACGTCTTCCGCATCGGCGACACCGGGGCACCGGCGCTGACCCGCACCCCGGGTGCCGCCGCCCTCTCCGGTGACGTGCTGTGGACGGCGGGCCCGACACCCGGCACCGTCACGGCGTACAGCCTGACCACGAGGACGACCACCGAGACGCTGACCCTGGACTCCGGCTGCGCTCCGACCGAACTCCAGGCGGTGGGCCGGTACTTGTACTGGACCTGCGGTGACAAGGCCGGCGTCTACGACCGTACGGCGAAGAAGTCGGTGCCTGTGCCGACGGGTGAGGCCAGGCTCGGGGACGGGTTCGTCGTCACGCACGACAGGCAGGCCGGGAAGCTGACGCTCACCACGGTCGCCGGCGGAACCGCCGAGAGCCGTGGCATCGGCGATCTGCCGGACACCGGTGTCTCGCAGCGGGACGTGCGCTGGACCGTCGACGAGTCCGGCGCGAACGCGGCCTTCGTCGACGGCGAGGAGCGGGTGCACCTCGTACCGTCCGGCGTGGCGCAGCAGCCCCTGCGGCTGCTCGCCCCGGCCACCAGGGCCTCGTCCGTCACGGCACGCACGTTCGACACGGTGCCCGACACCCTGACCACCCTGCTGCTGTCGAAGCCGACCTTCGACTGGGACGTCAGCGTGCGCAACCGCGCGACCGGCAAGGTCTACGGCGACGTCAGGGACGGCACGGCCGCGCGGGGTGCGCTGAGCGTCGGCTGGAGCGGACTCGACCCCAAGGGCACCGGGGACGCGTACCTGCCGAACGGCTCCTACGACTGGACCGTCACGGTCACCCCGGCAGACGGCGTAGGCGGTCCGCTCACGGTGACCGGCACGGTCAAGCTGGTGAAGGGCCAGGCCGTCCGCCGCGACCACGTGGGCGACGACGGCTTCGGCGAGCTGCTCACCCTCAACTCCTCCGGGGCGCTGACCTTCCAGCAGAGCACCGGCAAGGGCACGTTCTCGGGCAAGGTGAGCGGCAGCGGCTGGCCGACCACGGTCAAGGCGGTGCCGTTCGGCGACCTCAGCGGGGACCGGTGCAACGACATCCTGGTGCGGCTGAGCAGCGGCGCCCTGCGCGCCTACAAGCCGGGCTGCGGGGCCGCGCTGAAGCCGTCGACGCCGTACACCTCGCTGGGCACCTCCGGCTGGAACCAGTACGACGTGCTGACCGCGCCCGGTGACGTGACCAGGGACGGGCGCCCCGACCTGATCGCGCGGAACTCCTCGACCGGGACGGTGTACCTCTACAAGGGCACCAGCACCGGCAAGCTCTCGGCCCGGGTGAAGCTCTACGACAACTGGAAGACGTACAAGAAGATCGTGGGCGCCGGGGACCTCAACGGCGACGGCATCGGCGACCTGCTCGCGCACGACACGGCGAACAACCTGTACCGGTACTACGGCACCGGAGGCGGCACGTTCGGCGCCCGCACGAAGGTCTTCGCCGACTGGGGCGGCTCCTACAACGTGATCGTCGGCGTCGGTGACATCACCGGCGACGGCAAGGCCGACCTGGTGTCACGGGACAGCGCAGGGAACGTCTGGCGCAACAACGGTGACGGCAAGGGGTCGTTCGGGGCGCGCACGAGGATCGCCACCGGCTGGCAGGGCTACAAGGGCCTTTTCTAG
- a CDS encoding DEAD/DEAH box helicase encodes MSISSTDHVVVPENEGTEDTVEVTFADLGLPEGVVRKLAQNGVTTPFPIQAATIPDALAGKDILGRGRTGSGKTLSFGLPTLARLSGGRTEKHKPRAVILTPTRELAMQVADALQPYGDVLGLKMKVVCGGTSMGNQIYALERGVDVLVATPGRLRDLINRGACSLQDIEVAVIDEADQMSDLGFLPEVTELLDQVPAGGQRMLFSATMENEISTLVKRYLSNPVTHEVDSAQGNVTTMSHHILIVKPKDKAPVTAAIASRKGRTIIFVRTQLGADRIAEQLREAGVKADALHGGMTQGARTRTLADFKDGYVNALVATDVAARGIHVDGIDLVLNVDPAGDHKDYLHRAGRTARAGRTGTVVSLSLPHQRRQIFRLMEDAGVDAGRHIINSGTAFEPEVAEITGARSMTEVQSESAANAAQQAEREVAQLTKELERAQRRATELREEADRLVARAARERGEDPETAVAEAQAAVAEAASVPEQPVAQDVEKSDVPSYERRDDRGARSFERRDDRGGFRRDERRDDRGGRTFERRDNDRGGFRRDNDRRDNDRGGFRRDDRRDDRGGRTFERRDDRGGFRRDERRDDRGGRTFERRDNDRGGFRRDNDRRDNDRGGFRRDNDRPAGRSFERRDERGGHRGSDRPFNRDRQGDRPGFRSGGHDRPSHDRPYGRRDDHRGTGTGSFGRRDDKPRWKRNS; translated from the coding sequence ATGTCCATTTCCAGTACTGATCACGTCGTCGTGCCCGAGAACGAGGGCACCGAGGACACTGTCGAGGTCACCTTCGCGGACCTCGGTCTCCCCGAGGGCGTCGTGCGCAAGCTCGCCCAGAACGGCGTGACCACCCCCTTCCCGATCCAGGCCGCGACCATCCCGGACGCCCTGGCCGGCAAGGACATCCTCGGCCGTGGCCGCACCGGCTCCGGCAAGACCCTCTCCTTCGGTCTGCCGACCCTGGCCCGTCTGTCCGGCGGCCGCACCGAGAAGCACAAGCCCCGCGCGGTCATCCTCACCCCGACCCGTGAGCTCGCGATGCAGGTCGCGGACGCCCTCCAGCCCTACGGCGACGTCCTCGGCCTCAAGATGAAGGTCGTCTGCGGCGGTACGTCGATGGGCAACCAGATCTACGCCCTGGAGCGCGGCGTCGACGTCCTCGTCGCCACCCCGGGCCGGCTGCGCGACCTCATCAACCGCGGTGCCTGCTCCCTGCAGGACATCGAGGTCGCCGTCATCGACGAGGCCGACCAGATGTCCGACCTGGGCTTCCTGCCCGAGGTCACCGAGCTCCTCGACCAGGTCCCGGCCGGCGGCCAGCGGATGCTGTTCTCGGCCACGATGGAGAACGAGATCTCCACCCTGGTCAAGCGCTACCTGAGCAACCCGGTCACGCACGAGGTCGACAGCGCCCAGGGCAACGTCACGACCATGTCGCACCACATCCTGATCGTGAAGCCCAAGGACAAGGCGCCGGTCACCGCGGCCATCGCCTCCCGCAAGGGCCGCACCATCATCTTCGTCCGCACCCAGCTGGGCGCGGACCGCATCGCCGAGCAGCTGCGCGAGGCGGGCGTGAAGGCCGACGCGCTGCACGGCGGCATGACCCAGGGCGCGCGCACCCGCACGCTGGCCGACTTCAAGGACGGCTACGTCAACGCGCTCGTCGCCACCGACGTCGCCGCCCGCGGCATCCACGTCGACGGCATCGACCTCGTCCTGAACGTGGACCCGGCCGGCGACCACAAGGACTACCTGCACCGCGCCGGCCGTACCGCTCGCGCGGGCCGCACCGGCACGGTCGTGTCCCTGTCGCTGCCGCACCAGCGCCGCCAGATCTTCCGGCTGATGGAGGACGCGGGCGTCGACGCCGGTCGTCACATCATCAACTCCGGTACGGCCTTCGAGCCCGAGGTCGCCGAGATCACCGGCGCCCGCTCGATGACCGAGGTCCAGTCGGAGTCCGCGGCCAACGCGGCCCAGCAGGCCGAGCGCGAGGTCGCCCAGCTCACCAAGGAGCTGGAGCGGGCCCAGCGCCGCGCGACCGAGCTGCGCGAGGAGGCCGACCGCCTGGTCGCCCGTGCCGCCCGCGAGCGCGGTGAGGACCCGGAGACTGCGGTCGCCGAGGCGCAGGCCGCGGTGGCCGAGGCGGCGTCGGTGCCCGAGCAGCCGGTCGCGCAGGACGTCGAGAAGTCGGACGTGCCGTCGTACGAGCGCCGTGACGACCGGGGTGCCCGTTCCTTCGAGCGTCGTGACGACCGTGGTGGCTTCCGCCGTGACGAGCGTCGTGACGACCGCGGTGGCCGTACCTTCGAGCGTCGTGACAACGACCGTGGTGGTTTCCGCCGCGACAACGACCGTCGGGACAACGACCGCGGCGGCTTCCGCCGCGATGACCGCCGTGACGACCGCGGTGGCCGTACCTTCGAGCGCCGTGACGACCGGGGTGGCTTCCGCCGTGACGAGCGTCGTGACGACCGCGGTGGCCGTACCTTCGAGCGTCGTGACAACGACCGTGGTGGTTTCCGCCGCGACAACGACCGTCGGGACAACGACCGCGGCGGCTTCCGCCGTGACAACGACCGTCCGGCCGGCCGTTCCTTCGAGCGCCGTGACGAGCGGGGCGGCCACCGCGGCAGCGACCGCCCGTTCAACCGGGACCGTCAGGGCGACCGCCCGGGCTTCCGCTCCGGCGGCCACGACCGCCCGAGCCACGACCGCCCCTACGGCCGTCGTGACGACCACCGCGGCACCGGCACCGGCTCCTTCGGCCGCCGCGACGACAAGCCGCGCTGGAAGCGCAACAGCTGA
- a CDS encoding metallopeptidase family protein has product MLEMTREEFEELVAEALDRIPPELTRLMDNVAVFVEDEPPADDPELLGLYEGTPLTDRGEWYAGVLPDRITIYRGPTLRMCDSREDVVAETEVTVVHEIAHHFGIDDARLHALGYG; this is encoded by the coding sequence GTGCTGGAGATGACGCGCGAGGAGTTCGAGGAACTGGTCGCCGAGGCGCTGGACCGGATTCCGCCGGAGTTGACGCGGCTGATGGACAATGTCGCGGTGTTCGTCGAGGACGAACCGCCGGCGGACGATCCCGAGCTGCTCGGGCTGTACGAGGGCACGCCGCTGACCGACCGGGGGGAGTGGTACGCCGGGGTGCTGCCCGACCGCATCACGATCTACCGGGGGCCGACGCTGCGGATGTGCGATTCCCGCGAGGACGTCGTCGCGGAGACCGAGGTGACGGTGGTGCACGAGATCGCCCATCACTTCGGCATCGACGACGCCCGGCTGCACGCGCTCGGGTACGGGTGA
- a CDS encoding metallophosphoesterase, which produces MARVPAAVLNVRSILNTLRKPPRALARQYGRRRSHPSVELVHQPHPWARALGLVAVVLLGAWLGLLIVGNVRVPVGPMNTTMTLRPSLTGGTKINVSPLGALQLDSHQAPVRLDVNVDQLDPERSQALVDHPERLSGLQEEVATDVEHGTLDLALRSCVAVVSGATALGLAVYRRPRRALGAGGLALTLLAACGGTAYATWNPESVLEPKFSGLLSSAPSLVGNARSIVTEFDVYQKELARLVTNVTKLYDVTSTLPAYQPDPTTIRVLHVSDIHLNPASWKIIASLVEQYKVDVIVDSGDTMDHGTAAENGFLDSIPDLGAPYVWVRGNHDSLTTQRYMEGLKGVHVLDNGKAQTIAGLRFAGLGDPQFTPDRSTNPGADESQEAAGDRLAAALRAQRAAGTPVDLAIAHEPSAARRVDGEVPMILSGHLHHQEMEVMEKGTRLRVEGSTGGSGLRAVEGKYPDPIEASILYMDRDTRRLQAWDEIRLGGLGLTTAEVSRHLPEDNQPGATPSPTGSPTGSRTPSPAGSP; this is translated from the coding sequence ATGGCCCGCGTCCCCGCCGCAGTCCTGAACGTCCGGAGCATCCTGAACACCCTACGAAAGCCCCCGCGAGCCCTCGCCCGCCAGTACGGCAGGCGCCGCTCCCACCCGTCCGTCGAGCTCGTCCACCAGCCGCACCCCTGGGCCCGCGCCCTCGGCCTCGTCGCCGTCGTCCTGCTGGGCGCCTGGCTCGGTCTGCTGATCGTGGGAAACGTCCGGGTCCCGGTGGGCCCCATGAACACCACGATGACCCTGCGCCCGTCCCTGACCGGCGGCACGAAGATCAACGTCTCCCCGCTCGGCGCGCTCCAGCTCGACAGCCACCAGGCCCCCGTCCGCCTTGACGTCAACGTCGACCAGCTGGACCCGGAACGCTCCCAGGCCCTGGTCGACCACCCCGAGCGCCTCTCCGGCCTCCAGGAGGAGGTCGCCACGGACGTCGAGCACGGCACCCTCGACCTCGCCCTGCGCTCCTGCGTCGCCGTGGTGTCCGGCGCCACGGCACTGGGCCTCGCGGTCTACCGCCGCCCGCGCAGGGCCCTCGGAGCCGGCGGACTCGCCCTCACCCTCCTGGCGGCCTGCGGCGGCACGGCGTACGCCACCTGGAACCCGGAGTCGGTCCTGGAGCCGAAGTTCTCGGGGCTGCTCTCCTCCGCCCCCTCCCTGGTCGGCAACGCGCGCAGCATCGTCACCGAGTTCGACGTCTACCAGAAGGAGTTGGCCCGCCTGGTGACGAACGTGACCAAGCTCTACGACGTCACGTCCACGCTCCCCGCCTACCAGCCGGACCCCACCACCATCCGGGTCCTGCACGTCTCCGACATCCATCTGAACCCGGCGAGCTGGAAGATCATCGCCTCGCTCGTGGAGCAGTACAAGGTCGATGTGATCGTCGACTCCGGCGACACCATGGACCACGGCACGGCCGCGGAGAACGGCTTCCTGGACTCGATCCCGGACCTCGGGGCGCCGTACGTCTGGGTCCGCGGCAACCACGACTCCCTGACCACCCAGCGTTACATGGAGGGCCTCAAGGGCGTCCACGTCCTCGACAACGGCAAGGCGCAGACCATCGCCGGGCTGCGGTTCGCCGGCTTGGGCGACCCCCAGTTCACCCCGGACCGCTCCACGAACCCGGGGGCGGACGAGTCCCAGGAGGCGGCGGGCGACCGGCTGGCGGCCGCCCTGCGCGCACAGCGGGCCGCGGGCACCCCGGTCGACCTCGCGATCGCCCACGAACCCTCGGCGGCCCGCCGGGTCGACGGCGAGGTCCCGATGATCCTGTCCGGCCACCTCCACCACCAGGAGATGGAGGTCATGGAGAAGGGCACCAGGCTGCGCGTCGAGGGCTCGACGGGCGGCAGCGGACTACGGGCCGTCGAGGGCAAGTACCCCGACCCCATCGAGGCCTCCATCCTCTACATGGACCGCGACACCCGCCGCCTCCAGGCCTGGGACGAGATCAGGCTCGGCGGTCTCGGCCTCACGACGGCGGAGGTGAGCCGCCATCTCCCCGAGGACAACCAGCCGGGGGCGACCCCCTCGCCCACCGGCTCACCCACCGGCTCACGCACCCCCTCGCCCGCGGGCAGCCCGTAA